Proteins encoded together in one Triticum dicoccoides isolate Atlit2015 ecotype Zavitan chromosome 7B, WEW_v2.0, whole genome shotgun sequence window:
- the LOC119341147 gene encoding very-long-chain 3-oxoacyl-CoA reductase 1-like: MAASVWLFFSLASLGALHVSALSVRLLASLAPCLRGPKDLRRRYGAWAVVTGPTSGIGRSMSLELARRGLNLVLVGRDPAKLRDVSETISRAHAVQTKTVLFDFSLVSTAQGDEAMRRLREAVAGLDVGLLVNNAGVAKPGAVYMHEVGVEAWARMIRVNVLALTEVTAAVLPGMVRRGRGAVVNMGSGSASVLPSFPLYAVYAGTKRYVADFSRSLAVEYGSSGIDVQCQVPFLVETNMVSSAVKASLISQFVLTPHGYARAAVCWIGNGTLCVPNVAHRLQGWFVGLFPDFATDAYRLENNLRQRAILRRVKPWRKSQASSPVPAQDEVGVGVRSD, from the exons ATGGCTGCGTCCGTATGGTTGTTCTTCTCGCTGGCGTCGCTCGGTGCCCTCCATGTTTCCGCCCTCAGCGTCCGCCTCCTCGCCAGCCTCGCGCCCTGCCTGCGCGGGCCCAAGGATCTCCGGCGCAGGTACGGCGCGTGGGCCGTCGTCACCGGCCCGACGTCAGGCATCGGACGCTCCATGTCCCTGGAGCTCGCGCGGCGTGGCCTGAACCTTGTCCTCGTCGGCCGTGACCCCGCCAAGCTCCGGGATGTCTCCGAGACCATCTCCAGGGCTCACGCCGTGCAGACCAAGACCGTGCTGTTCGATTTCTCCCTCGTCTCCACCGCGCAAG GGGACGAGGCGATGCGGCGGCTCCGGGAGGCGGTGGCGGGGCTGGACGTAGGGTTGCTGGTGAACAACGCCGGGGTGGCGAAGCCGGGCGCGGTGTACATGCACGAGGTGGGCGTGGAGGCGTGGGCGAGGATGATACGGGTGAACGTGCTGGCGCTGACGGAGGTGACGGCGGCGGTGCTGCCGGGGATGGTGCGGCGAGGCAGGGGCGCCGTCGTGAACATGGGCTCGGGGTCGGCGTCGGTGCTCCCCTCCTTCCCGCTCTACGCCGTCTACGCCGGCACCAAACGGTACGTCGCCGACTTCTCCAGGAGCCTGGCCGTGGAGTACGGGAGCTCAGGCATCGACGTGCAGTGCCAG GTCCCGTTCCTTGTGGAGACGAACATGGTGTCGAGCGCCGTGAAGGCCAGCTTAATCTCGCAGTTCGTGCTGACCCCGCACGGGTACGCGCGCGCGGCGGTGTGCTGGATCGGGAACGGCACGCTCTGCGTGCCCAACGTCGCCCATCGATTGCAGGGGTGGTTCGTCGGCCTCTTCCCGGACTTCGCCACGGACGCGTACCGCCTGGAGAATAATCTGCGGCAGAGAGCCATCCTTCGGAGGGTCAAGCCGTGGAGGAAATCGCAGGCGAGCTCTCCTGTTCCTGCCCAGGACGAGGTTGGTGTTGGTGTTCGCTCGGATTAA